The proteins below come from a single Polynucleobacter necessarius genomic window:
- a CDS encoding response regulator transcription factor, translating to MRKRVMLVDDHPAMLMALKSMLQEQLMFEVVGQAQNGEECLRSIKEVNQNTVILDLDMPKTDGFDVIRRIGHLYPEIRMLILSNMDEAVYGGRVRSLGGHGFVNKTAGADVISAACVAISQGYNFFTHGKNGNSSLTDNDKLALISDRELQVMKYLGKGNTNQQISDMLHISNKTVATYKTRVFDKLGINNIADLILFCRMNNIIES from the coding sequence ATGAGAAAACGTGTGATGTTGGTAGATGATCATCCGGCCATGCTGATGGCACTCAAAAGTATGTTGCAAGAGCAACTCATGTTTGAAGTCGTTGGTCAAGCCCAAAATGGCGAGGAATGCTTGCGATCCATTAAAGAGGTGAATCAAAATACGGTTATCTTGGACCTCGATATGCCAAAGACAGATGGCTTTGATGTCATTCGAAGAATTGGACACCTGTATCCGGAAATTCGAATGTTAATTTTGTCCAACATGGATGAAGCGGTTTATGGCGGAAGGGTTCGCTCACTAGGAGGTCACGGTTTTGTTAATAAAACTGCGGGGGCTGATGTCATATCAGCCGCCTGCGTTGCCATCTCTCAAGGCTATAACTTTTTCACTCACGGTAAGAACGGCAATAGTTCATTAACAGACAATGACAAGCTTGCATTAATCTCTGACCGCGAATTACAGGTCATGAAATATCTCGGCAAGGGCAACACTAATCAGCAGATCTCAGACATGCTACATATCAGCAATAAAACCGTTGCCACATATAAGACGCGGGTATTTGATAAGCTGGGCATTAATAATATTGCAGATTTAATTTTGTTCTGCCGCATGAACAACATTATCGAGAGCTAA
- the groL gene encoding chaperonin GroEL (60 kDa chaperone family; promotes refolding of misfolded polypeptides especially under stressful conditions; forms two stacked rings of heptamers to form a barrel-shaped 14mer; ends can be capped by GroES; misfolded proteins enter the barrel where they are refolded when GroES binds), protein MAAKDVVFGDNARTKMVEGVNILANAVRTTLGPKGRNVVIERSFGGPTVTKDGVSVAKEIELKDKLQNMGAQMVKEVASKTADIAGDGTTTATVLAQSIVREGMKYVVSGHNPMDLKRGIDKAVTAAIEELKKISKPCTTTKEIAQVGSISANSDHSIGQRIAEAMEKVGKEGVITVEDGKSLEDELEVVEGMQFDRGYLSPYFINQPEKQVAVLDNPFVLLFDKKIANIRDLLPVLEQVAKSGRPLLIIAEDVEGEALATLVVNNIRGIIKTCAVKAPGFGDRRKAMLEDIAILAGGTVIAEEIGLTLEKTTLEHLGQARRIEVGKENTIIIDGAGDAKAIEARVKNIRVQIEEVTSDYDKEKLQERVAKLAGGVAVIRVGAATEVEMKEKKARVDDALHATRAAVEEGIVPGGGVALIRAMQGIKGLKGDNADQDAGISIVLRAMQEPLRAIVSNAGEDAGVVVNAVQESKGNSGYNAASGEYGDLVAQGVIDPTKVTKTALVNAVSVAGLLLTTDCAISEAPKEESAGGGMPDMGGMGGMGGMM, encoded by the coding sequence ATGGCAGCAAAAGACGTTGTATTTGGAGATAACGCCCGCACCAAGATGGTTGAAGGTGTCAATATTCTTGCAAACGCAGTAAGAACCACTCTGGGCCCCAAAGGTCGCAATGTTGTAATTGAGCGTTCGTTTGGCGGTCCAACCGTTACAAAAGACGGCGTGTCAGTTGCAAAAGAAATTGAACTCAAAGACAAGCTTCAAAACATGGGCGCTCAGATGGTTAAGGAAGTTGCTTCCAAAACTGCTGACATCGCTGGTGACGGTACGACTACTGCAACCGTATTGGCGCAATCGATTGTGCGTGAGGGTATGAAGTATGTTGTGTCAGGCCACAACCCAATGGATTTGAAGCGCGGTATCGATAAAGCGGTAACTGCTGCTATTGAAGAGCTGAAAAAGATCAGCAAGCCTTGCACCACTACTAAAGAAATTGCTCAGGTCGGTTCCATCTCCGCTAATAGTGACCACAGCATTGGTCAGCGTATCGCGGAAGCAATGGAAAAAGTGGGTAAAGAGGGCGTGATTACTGTTGAAGACGGTAAATCATTGGAAGATGAGCTTGAAGTCGTTGAGGGTATGCAGTTTGATCGTGGCTACCTCTCTCCTTATTTCATTAATCAACCTGAAAAACAAGTTGCTGTACTGGATAACCCATTCGTACTCTTGTTTGATAAGAAGATTGCCAATATTCGTGATTTGCTGCCAGTACTTGAGCAGGTTGCAAAATCTGGTCGCCCATTATTGATTATTGCTGAGGATGTTGAAGGCGAAGCATTGGCAACATTGGTGGTTAATAACATTCGCGGCATTATCAAAACCTGTGCAGTGAAGGCTCCAGGCTTTGGCGATCGTCGTAAAGCCATGTTAGAGGATATCGCGATTTTGGCCGGCGGCACCGTGATCGCTGAAGAAATTGGCCTGACTTTAGAGAAAACCACTCTTGAGCACTTAGGTCAAGCTAGGCGCATTGAAGTAGGCAAAGAAAATACCATCATTATTGATGGTGCTGGTGACGCTAAGGCAATTGAAGCTCGTGTGAAGAACATTCGTGTTCAGATCGAAGAAGTAACTAGCGACTACGATAAAGAAAAACTACAAGAGCGCGTTGCTAAGTTGGCAGGCGGTGTTGCAGTCATTCGTGTTGGTGCTGCTACTGAAGTCGAAATGAAAGAGAAGAAAGCACGCGTCGATGATGCGTTGCATGCAACTCGTGCTGCTGTTGAAGAAGGTATTGTTCCTGGCGGTGGCGTAGCACTGATTCGTGCAATGCAAGGTATCAAGGGCTTGAAAGGTGATAACGCTGATCAAGACGCTGGTATCAGCATCGTATTGCGCGCTATGCAAGAGCCGCTTCGTGCGATCGTTAGCAACGCTGGTGAAGATGCTGGTGTTGTGGTTAATGCCGTTCAAGAAAGCAAAGGCAATAGTGGCTACAACGCTGCTTCTGGTGAGTATGGCGACCTCGTAGCACAAGGCGTTATTGACCCAACCAAAGTAACGAAGACCGCTTTGGTAAATGCAGTTTCTGTTGCTGGCTTGTTGTTAACCACTGATTGTGCAATCTCCGAGGCACCAAAAGAAGAATCTGCTGGTGGTGGTATGCCAGACATGGGTGGCATGGGCGGCATGGGCGGCATGATGTAA
- the mnmA gene encoding tRNA 2-thiouridine(34) synthase MnmA: MIQLNSSAIPSSNPKKVVIGMSGGVDSSVAAWMLKEQGYEVVGLFMKNWEDDDNDEHCSARQDWLDVVSVADLIGIDVEAVNFAAEYRERVFAEFLREYAAGRTPNPDVLCNTEIKFKAFLDHAMSLGADAIATGHYARARHENGSVQLLKALDASKDQSYFLHRLTQQQLANVLFPLGEIPKTEVRKIAEKIGLHNAKKKDSTGICFIGERPFREFLNRYLPREPGPIKTLEGKVVGGHMGLAFFTLGQRKGIGLGGSQDGTGDAWYVARKDVANKTLYVVQSHEHPWLLANTFDAIDASWVADSAPVSGNYSAKIRYRQADSACGFNPGSEISKFSLSFPESQWAVTPGQSAVLYDGDVCLGGGIISA, translated from the coding sequence ATGATCCAGCTCAATTCTTCGGCAATCCCGTCGTCCAACCCCAAGAAAGTCGTTATTGGCATGTCTGGGGGCGTGGATTCGTCGGTTGCCGCTTGGATGCTCAAGGAACAGGGCTACGAGGTTGTGGGCCTGTTTATGAAGAATTGGGAGGATGACGATAACGACGAACACTGCTCTGCCCGACAGGATTGGCTGGATGTCGTGTCGGTTGCTGACTTAATTGGTATTGACGTTGAGGCAGTCAATTTTGCTGCGGAATACCGTGAGCGCGTCTTCGCTGAATTTCTTCGGGAGTATGCGGCTGGAAGAACCCCAAATCCTGATGTGCTGTGCAATACTGAAATTAAATTTAAGGCATTTTTAGATCATGCGATGAGTCTCGGTGCAGATGCGATTGCAACTGGACACTACGCGCGCGCGCGCCATGAAAATGGTAGTGTGCAATTATTAAAGGCGTTGGACGCAAGCAAAGACCAAAGTTATTTCTTGCATCGCTTGACGCAACAACAATTGGCAAATGTTTTATTTCCCTTGGGGGAGATCCCGAAAACAGAGGTACGAAAGATTGCTGAAAAGATTGGGTTGCACAACGCTAAGAAAAAAGACTCCACCGGCATTTGTTTTATTGGTGAACGCCCTTTTCGAGAGTTCTTAAATCGCTATTTACCGCGAGAGCCAGGCCCGATTAAAACGCTCGAGGGCAAAGTGGTGGGGGGGCACATGGGCTTAGCATTTTTTACTCTTGGTCAGCGTAAAGGCATTGGACTAGGCGGCAGTCAAGATGGCACTGGAGACGCTTGGTACGTTGCTCGGAAGGATGTGGCGAACAAGACTCTATATGTTGTCCAAAGCCATGAGCACCCATGGTTATTGGCGAATACGTTTGATGCGATTGATGCAAGTTGGGTTGCCGATTCGGCTCCCGTAAGCGGAAATTACTCTGCGAAGATACGTTATCGTCAAGCGGATTCAGCATGCGGATTCAATCCAGGCAGTGAAATTTCAAAATTTAGTTTGAGTTTTCCGGAGTCACAGTGGGCGGTGACTCCTGGTCAATCTGCTGTTTTATATGACGGAGACGTTTGCTTGGGCGGTGGAATTATTTCCGCCTAA
- a CDS encoding Re/Si-specific NAD(P)(+) transhydrogenase subunit alpha: MRIGVPLETKPGETRVAATPETVKKLVGQGHTVVVQKGAGVNASQPDSAYEAVGASIGSAADAFGAEIVLKVRAPETSELKQISTGSVLIGMLDPFNNDNIAAMAAQGITGFSLETAPRTTRAQSMDVLSSQANIAGYKAVMVAANEYQRFMPMLVTAAGTVKAARVLILGAGVAGLQAIATAKRLGAVIEASDVRPAAKEQIESLGAKFVDVPYETDEERKTAQGVGGYARPMPEAWMKRQAALIAERAQQADIVITTALIPGRKPPVLLHSDTVANMKPGSVVIDLAAGKGDNGSGNCPLTQADKVVDINGAKIVGYTNLASMVAADASALYARNLIDFLKLIIDKEAKLVIPNDDDIVTACLMCRDGQAIRKN; encoded by the coding sequence ATGCGCATAGGAGTGCCACTGGAAACTAAACCTGGAGAAACCCGAGTTGCTGCCACACCAGAAACTGTAAAAAAACTCGTTGGTCAGGGCCATACCGTTGTCGTTCAAAAGGGTGCTGGCGTCAATGCCAGTCAACCCGATTCGGCCTATGAAGCAGTTGGCGCATCGATTGGTAGCGCGGCCGATGCGTTTGGAGCAGAAATCGTTCTCAAAGTGCGCGCTCCAGAAACTTCGGAACTAAAGCAAATCTCAACTGGCAGTGTGCTAATTGGCATGCTCGATCCATTTAACAATGACAACATTGCCGCGATGGCAGCACAAGGCATTACTGGCTTCTCTCTAGAAACGGCACCCCGCACTACACGCGCACAAAGCATGGATGTGCTGTCATCTCAAGCAAACATCGCAGGCTATAAGGCTGTCATGGTTGCCGCCAATGAATATCAACGCTTCATGCCGATGTTGGTGACAGCGGCAGGAACTGTAAAAGCAGCGCGCGTACTGATTCTTGGTGCGGGTGTTGCTGGCTTACAGGCTATTGCAACCGCAAAACGTCTTGGCGCAGTTATAGAAGCATCAGATGTTCGCCCTGCTGCCAAGGAGCAAATCGAATCATTGGGCGCAAAATTTGTTGATGTTCCCTATGAAACCGATGAGGAACGCAAAACCGCCCAAGGTGTTGGCGGCTATGCTAGACCGATGCCAGAGGCTTGGATGAAGCGTCAGGCTGCTCTGATTGCCGAAAGAGCACAACAAGCGGACATTGTGATTACTACCGCATTAATTCCGGGCCGAAAACCGCCAGTACTACTGCATAGCGATACCGTTGCCAATATGAAACCTGGCTCGGTAGTGATTGACTTGGCTGCTGGCAAAGGAGATAACGGCTCTGGCAACTGTCCATTAACTCAAGCAGATAAAGTCGTCGATATAAATGGCGCAAAGATTGTTGGCTACACTAATTTAGCCAGCATGGTTGCGGCAGATGCCTCAGCGCTCTATGCCCGCAACTTAATTGACTTTCTGAAACTCATTATCGACAAAGAAGCAAAGTTAGTCATTCCAAATGATGATGACATTGTTACTGCCTGCTTAATGTGTCGCGATGGTCAAGCTATTCGCAAAAACTAA
- a CDS encoding D-alanyl-D-alanine carboxypeptidase/D-alanyl-D-alanine-endopeptidase, with the protein MDANTFLTQGFAAAWELAGGSWVNPPTGKDGTTPLAAKLLLQFEGISLADDVLDINKYSNNVMARQLLLTLALEKIGKPATTVNGELVIQSWLKQNGLLFPGLTIENGSGLSRNEAISTGQMNQLLLTARNPSVGEIFYNSLPIARSDGTMRNRLMTQLRKFLHLKKKPEARIKTGSLADVRAISGYVVSKSGKLYSVSSFINHPNAWKGLEAHDQLLTWLLEDGPEPKHARCSRSLTPSHSSPAGGSGNKTNPKPARLSLSGYGTVGQQKQWDHWKRLLPQHQSMDNLAILEMHQSPILRPLP; encoded by the coding sequence TTGGACGCCAACACATTTTTAACCCAAGGCTTTGCGGCAGCTTGGGAGTTGGCTGGTGGATCTTGGGTTAACCCACCTACTGGCAAAGACGGCACCACTCCACTGGCAGCCAAACTCCTTCTGCAATTTGAGGGCATCAGCCTTGCAGATGATGTGCTAGATATTAATAAGTATTCCAATAATGTCATGGCGCGTCAGCTCTTATTAACGCTCGCACTTGAGAAAATCGGTAAACCCGCTACAACCGTCAATGGCGAACTGGTCATCCAAAGTTGGCTCAAGCAAAATGGCTTATTGTTCCCTGGGCTTACTATTGAAAACGGCTCAGGACTATCTCGAAATGAAGCAATCTCTACTGGACAGATGAATCAATTGCTACTGACTGCAAGAAACCCCTCAGTCGGCGAAATTTTTTACAACAGCCTTCCTATTGCGAGATCAGATGGAACCATGCGCAATCGCTTAATGACGCAACTTCGCAAATTTTTACATCTTAAGAAAAAGCCTGAAGCCAGAATTAAGACGGGTTCGCTTGCTGATGTGAGGGCTATCTCTGGATATGTAGTCAGCAAATCCGGAAAGCTGTATTCGGTGAGCTCATTTATTAACCATCCGAATGCCTGGAAGGGTCTTGAAGCGCACGATCAACTGCTGACGTGGTTGCTCGAGGATGGTCCTGAACCGAAACATGCGCGCTGCAGTCGATCTCTTACCCCATCCCACTCTTCTCCAGCGGGCGGTTCTGGAAACAAAACAAATCCCAAGCCTGCCCGTCTAAGTCTCTCAGGGTACGGTACAGTCGGCCAGCAAAAACAGTGGGATCACTGGAAACGGTTACTTCCTCAACATCAATCGATGGATAATCTTGCAATACTAGAGATGCATCAGAGCCCCATACTGCGACCACTACCCTAG
- a CDS encoding co-chaperone GroES yields the protein MNLRPLHDRVIIKRLDQESKTASGIIIPDAAAEKPDQGEILAVGPGKRDEAGKLNALDVKVGDRVLFGKYAGQTVKVDNEELIVMREDDIMAVVQK from the coding sequence ATGAATTTGCGTCCTTTACATGATCGCGTAATCATCAAGCGTTTGGATCAAGAATCAAAAACTGCATCCGGAATCATCATTCCTGACGCTGCCGCGGAGAAGCCTGATCAAGGTGAAATTCTGGCAGTTGGACCAGGCAAGCGTGATGAGGCCGGCAAGTTAAATGCACTCGATGTCAAAGTAGGCGATCGTGTGTTGTTTGGCAAATATGCTGGCCAAACAGTCAAAGTGGATAACGAAGAACTCATCGTGATGCGTGAAGACGACATCATGGCTGTTGTTCAGAAGTAA
- a CDS encoding NAD(P)(+) transhydrogenase (Re/Si-specific) subunit beta, which produces MSNITAISYLVSSVLFILALRGLSSPTTSRQGNTFGMIGMLLAVITTFFIPDFKPVISLIAIAVIGGAIIGTLAAKRVQMTKMPELVALMHSFVGLSAVLIAIAAVFNTAHDHTGAQKIELFIGAFIGAITFTASVIAFGKLSGKVSGKPVSFSGQHLLNLILAVSMVGAGIAYYLVDSHAAFLAMCAIALVLGVTLIIPIGGADMPVVVSMLNSYSGWAAAGIGFTLNNPVLIIAGACVGSSGAILSYIMCKAMNRSILAVLLGGFGAEATAGGGDDGGPKNYKTGSPEDAAFLMENADTVIIVPGYGLAVARAQHALKELTEKLTHHGVTVKYAIHPVAGRMPGHMNVLLAEAEVPYDQVFEMEDINSDFGQADVVLILGANDVVNPAARTPGSPIFGMPILEAFKAKTIIVNKRSMAAGYAGLDNELFYMDKTMMVFGDAKKVVEDMVKAVE; this is translated from the coding sequence ATGTCAAACATAACTGCAATTTCCTATCTCGTTTCATCGGTGCTGTTCATCCTCGCTTTGCGTGGCTTGTCTTCCCCAACTACTTCACGCCAAGGCAACACGTTTGGCATGATTGGTATGTTGCTGGCGGTCATCACCACCTTTTTTATTCCAGACTTCAAGCCTGTCATTTCACTGATTGCCATTGCGGTGATAGGTGGCGCCATCATTGGTACCCTAGCGGCTAAGCGTGTACAAATGACGAAGATGCCTGAGCTCGTGGCATTGATGCACTCTTTTGTTGGTTTATCAGCTGTTTTAATTGCGATCGCTGCCGTCTTTAATACCGCGCATGACCATACTGGCGCTCAAAAAATTGAACTCTTTATTGGAGCGTTTATCGGAGCAATTACCTTTACCGCCTCTGTTATTGCTTTCGGAAAACTCTCTGGAAAAGTGAGTGGGAAGCCAGTAAGTTTTTCTGGTCAACATTTATTAAACCTGATTCTGGCAGTATCCATGGTTGGTGCCGGCATTGCATATTACCTAGTCGATAGTCATGCAGCCTTCTTGGCAATGTGCGCAATTGCATTGGTATTGGGCGTCACTTTAATCATCCCAATCGGTGGCGCTGATATGCCGGTGGTTGTTTCGATGCTCAATAGCTATTCAGGATGGGCAGCAGCTGGCATTGGCTTTACCCTCAATAACCCCGTTTTGATTATTGCTGGTGCTTGCGTAGGTTCCTCTGGCGCGATTCTTTCATACATCATGTGTAAGGCCATGAACCGCTCCATTCTTGCGGTATTGCTTGGCGGCTTTGGCGCTGAAGCTACCGCTGGTGGTGGCGATGATGGCGGCCCTAAGAACTACAAAACAGGCTCCCCTGAAGATGCAGCCTTCTTAATGGAGAATGCTGACACTGTAATCATCGTTCCAGGTTACGGTCTTGCAGTAGCACGCGCTCAGCATGCCCTTAAAGAATTGACCGAAAAACTAACTCATCATGGTGTTACCGTGAAATATGCAATTCACCCAGTAGCAGGTCGCATGCCTGGGCATATGAACGTATTGCTAGCAGAGGCCGAGGTTCCATACGATCAAGTATTTGAAATGGAAGATATCAACAGCGACTTTGGACAAGCTGATGTAGTACTTATTTTGGGCGCAAATGATGTGGTTAATCCGGCCGCCCGTACGCCTGGCAGCCCTATTTTTGGCATGCCTATTTTGGAAGCCTTTAAAGCAAAAACGATCATTGTCAACAAGCGCTCGATGGCAGCTGGCTATGCTGGCTTAGATAACGAACTCTTCTATATGGATAAAACCATGATGGTCTTCGGCGATGCGAAGAAGGTCGTGGAAGATATGGTCAAAGCTGTAGAGTAA
- a CDS encoding proton-translocating transhydrogenase family protein, with amino-acid sequence MDLAAFQSILTVQNITVFILAIFVGYHVVWNVTPALHTPLMAVTNAISGIIIVGALLQTEVIGSDEITLTSVIGAIAVFLASINIFGGFMVTRRMLEMFKKKAPKANADAAK; translated from the coding sequence ATGGATCTCGCTGCTTTTCAAAGCATCCTCACTGTCCAAAACATTACAGTGTTTATATTAGCCATTTTCGTTGGCTACCATGTGGTTTGGAACGTTACACCTGCATTGCACACCCCCCTCATGGCCGTGACAAACGCTATCTCCGGAATCATTATTGTTGGCGCACTCTTGCAGACCGAAGTGATTGGTAGCGATGAAATTACCCTCACTAGCGTCATTGGTGCAATCGCCGTTTTCTTAGCCTCTATCAATATTTTTGGTGGCTTTATGGTGACACGTCGCATGCTGGAGATGTTTAAGAAAAAAGCTCCCAAAGCAAATGCTGACGCAGCTAAATAA
- a CDS encoding Bug family tripartite tricarboxylate transporter substrate binding protein has product MPLQAGSGVDILMRPIVQKMGESLGQAITIENIPGGAGLIGTAKVAQSSPDGYVLGAFNDSILTMLPNLYKKIDYDPVQSFTPISEVAAITFVMVANPSFPRNTAADLVRIAKEKPGEIDYTSGGNGSPQHIGMEIFRQYTGAPIVHIPYRGAAAAVTNVMAGQVPVMISALSVVLPHIRAGKLKVLGVASKTRSPLLPNTPTINESVKGYEFSTWGLYWRPKENTPSCD; this is encoded by the coding sequence ATGCCGCTCCAAGCGGGTAGTGGTGTAGATATTTTGATGCGACCGATTGTGCAGAAGATGGGTGAAAGTCTTGGTCAAGCCATCACGATTGAAAATATTCCCGGTGGAGCGGGACTAATTGGTACAGCGAAGGTTGCTCAAAGTTCTCCCGATGGTTATGTGCTGGGTGCATTTAATGACAGCATTCTTACAATGTTGCCAAATCTCTACAAAAAAATTGACTACGATCCCGTTCAAAGTTTTACGCCAATTTCCGAGGTGGCTGCGATTACATTTGTCATGGTTGCCAACCCATCTTTCCCTAGAAATACCGCTGCAGACCTCGTGCGCATTGCTAAAGAAAAACCCGGCGAGATTGATTACACCTCTGGTGGCAATGGATCACCACAACACATCGGCATGGAAATATTCCGTCAATACACTGGCGCACCAATTGTGCATATCCCCTATCGCGGTGCCGCAGCAGCAGTGACTAATGTGATGGCCGGCCAAGTGCCTGTAATGATTAGCGCATTATCTGTAGTGCTACCGCATATTCGTGCTGGTAAATTGAAAGTACTAGGTGTGGCAAGTAAAACTCGATCTCCTTTGTTGCCCAATACACCGACCATCAATGAAAGCGTCAAAGGTTATGAATTTTCCACATGGGGGCTTTATTGGCGCCCAAAGGAAAACACCCCCAGCTGTGATTGA
- a CDS encoding tetratricopeptide repeat protein yields MTNTDHAQIQRVVANLMERGLGLHHQNNLDGARLNYEKALQLSPNDPNILKPLSVLKAQMGHFQEALDLGNTALQYAENKAEIFNNQGLILEQLNRPHDAIESFNAAIQACSSYAQACFNRGNVLQQLNRFEEAIASYDAAINANNQYSEAYFNRGNVLQQLNRFEEAIASYDQLIRLGVYDAETYNNRGVLQQRLMRTTEAITSYEHAIKIDPNFSVAYSNLGNALREQKKLENALNYYNQAINLNPRFLDAYFNRANTLLELSQNEDAYRDYCNSLAINPDFSQARWAIPLTHIPFMFKKKENLENLRSQFSNALNDLENWLDDHQNEETFEAVKTNLPFLLAYQELNNKELLEKYGAVVNKVMRPWQEKNVQTRNIEISSKINIGIFVSNQKNNYSVWNAITSGWINNLDSNLFNIKIFNLGDPSDIKIEESRYRLTAVIDNQFSLADWTKRVLENNIEVLIYPEIGMHPMTTQLAALRLAPIQMASWGHPETTGLKTIDYYLSAELFEPDNSENFYTEELIKLPNLGCAYKKLPIKPTTIDLNALGLNEDEAIFLCPGAYFKYAPEFDWVLAKIAKRMVCCKFVFFAQQKTWTSILVQRLSNAFSEEGLSIEDFIVFAPWLSPDQFYGLMSKAHVFLDTIGFSGFNTAIQAIDCNLPIVTREGKFMRGRLASGILKRIGLQDLIVDSEESYIDLAIKLATNDQFRNNIQQKIRNNQKCLYDDLEPISYLEKFLLKKCRPDAYPNT; encoded by the coding sequence ATGACCAATACAGATCACGCCCAAATACAACGCGTAGTTGCCAATTTAATGGAAAGAGGTCTTGGGCTACACCATCAGAATAATTTAGATGGTGCTCGCCTTAATTATGAAAAAGCTCTCCAACTCTCGCCAAATGACCCCAACATCTTAAAACCACTTTCAGTTCTCAAAGCACAAATGGGGCATTTTCAAGAAGCACTAGATTTGGGAAATACTGCTCTTCAATATGCTGAAAATAAAGCTGAAATATTCAATAATCAAGGGCTTATCCTTGAGCAACTTAATCGACCTCATGATGCGATTGAAAGCTTCAATGCTGCTATTCAGGCCTGTAGTAGTTATGCGCAAGCTTGCTTCAATCGAGGTAATGTTCTTCAGCAACTCAATCGATTTGAAGAAGCTATTGCAAGCTATGACGCAGCTATTAATGCTAACAATCAATATTCTGAAGCTTACTTCAATCGAGGTAATGTTCTTCAGCAACTCAATCGCTTTGAGGAGGCTATCGCCAGCTATGATCAGCTGATTAGACTTGGTGTTTATGATGCTGAAACATATAACAATCGTGGCGTGCTACAACAGCGATTGATGCGCACTACTGAGGCAATTACTAGTTATGAGCATGCCATCAAAATTGATCCGAACTTCTCCGTTGCGTATTCAAATCTTGGAAATGCTCTCCGCGAACAGAAAAAATTAGAAAATGCTTTAAATTACTATAATCAGGCAATAAATCTGAACCCCCGTTTTTTGGATGCGTACTTTAATCGAGCAAACACCCTCCTAGAGCTGTCTCAAAATGAGGATGCATATAGAGACTATTGCAATAGTCTTGCAATAAATCCGGATTTCAGCCAAGCGCGTTGGGCGATACCCTTGACGCACATACCCTTTATGTTCAAAAAAAAAGAAAACTTAGAAAACTTAAGATCTCAATTTTCTAATGCCCTCAACGATTTAGAAAATTGGCTGGATGATCATCAAAACGAAGAGACTTTTGAGGCAGTTAAAACAAATCTTCCATTTTTACTCGCATACCAAGAGCTCAACAACAAAGAACTTTTAGAAAAATATGGGGCCGTTGTTAATAAAGTAATGAGGCCTTGGCAGGAGAAGAATGTTCAGACTCGAAATATTGAAATTAGCTCCAAAATTAATATTGGAATATTTGTTAGCAATCAAAAAAATAACTACTCAGTTTGGAATGCTATTACAAGTGGGTGGATCAATAACCTTGATAGCAATTTATTTAATATAAAAATCTTTAATCTAGGTGACCCTAGCGATATCAAAATAGAAGAAAGCAGATATCGATTAACAGCCGTCATAGATAATCAATTTTCTCTAGCTGATTGGACAAAACGTGTGCTGGAAAATAATATCGAGGTACTTATTTATCCAGAGATCGGTATGCACCCAATGACAACTCAATTAGCAGCCTTGAGATTGGCCCCTATTCAGATGGCCAGTTGGGGACATCCCGAGACAACTGGCTTAAAAACAATCGACTACTATCTCTCAGCAGAATTGTTTGAACCTGATAACAGCGAAAATTTTTATACTGAAGAATTAATCAAGCTTCCAAATCTTGGGTGTGCCTATAAAAAATTACCGATCAAACCTACCACCATTGATTTAAATGCCTTAGGTCTAAACGAAGACGAAGCAATATTTTTATGCCCAGGTGCATATTTTAAATATGCACCTGAATTTGACTGGGTATTGGCAAAAATTGCTAAAAGAATGGTGTGCTGCAAATTTGTTTTTTTTGCTCAGCAAAAAACCTGGACCAGCATATTGGTTCAACGTTTAAGTAATGCATTTTCAGAAGAGGGTCTCTCTATTGAAGACTTTATTGTTTTTGCACCCTGGCTAAGTCCAGATCAGTTCTATGGTTTAATGTCAAAGGCTCATGTATTCCTAGACACCATAGGCTTCTCAGGCTTCAATACCGCCATTCAAGCTATTGACTGTAATTTACCCATTGTCACTAGAGAAGGTAAATTTATGAGAGGTAGATTAGCTAGCGGCATACTCAAGCGCATTGGCCTACAAGATCTCATTGTTGACTCAGAAGAATCCTACATTGATCTTGCTATCAAGTTAGCCACTAATGACCAATTTCGGAATAACATACAACAGAAGATTCGCAATAATCAGAAATGCCTCTACGATGACCTAGAGCCCATTTCATATTTGGAGAAATTCTTGCTTAAAAAATGTAGGCCAGATGCATACCCAAACACTTGA